CCTGAACTTTGAACAATTTCAACAATTGACGAGTGgtgaaaatctaaaattaaggtttgtttttgtttcagcATGTGTACAATTACTATAaactattttattgtttgttcttataattattatgattcATTCATATCTTTATTTTCCCTTGTTGTAGGAGATACAAGGAGCTCAAAAGTTTAGGTGTTTTGGTATTGATCATACATTGTGTTGTAAATATAATATCATGTTTACAAATATTATGGTTATCGGTCAATATGATTGGGCTCCATCACAGGGTTTGAATTCTGATGATAATGGTGTAGGTGAAATGAGAATGAATGCTACTAATGATGTTAAATATTATgtgtaaaacaaaaatgattgaaattatttttaaaatatttaagtttgtTTTGATCTCCTCatattgtttgaattgaaaaataatatatttttgaattccctttttaaaaaatcctttttcactcttaaaaattaagccactggatttaaaaaattttcaaatatattctaGTGTTTTGTTTAAAgtaaaacaacatttaaaaaaaaaaaaaaaacaacaaagggaTAAATATGCTTATAGACAAACACattatcaaattgaaatttttttgatttcaaagtaaaaacatgaagataaatcaagataaaataagaaatattgaaCGAAGAGTGAAAAATGAGAGGGAGCTGCAAAGTTAGTTATTAAACACAGCAAGTCGACCCGGGACTCGATCGACTCGACGGCTGGACTGGtctaagttttttaaaagactGGCTAGTACAACGACTTGGCGGGTTAACCCATGACCGAGGCGAGatctgatgttttttttcttttcaaatgtgagatttgaaacccattagtatataaactctatgtttccaagaaaaaaagttacgttttttttttttaatgtgggataaaaaaaccttttgtttaaatacttcaacttaaaaggataacatgatatctttttaatgtgggatttaaaacccattagtatatatactttatgttcccaagaaaaacgttatctttttttaatttgggatttgaaacccattagtatatatactctatgttcctaaaaaaaattatgttttttcaatgtgggataattttttttttgtttaaatacttcaacttaaatgcttaacatgatatttttttaatgtaagatatatattttttttaaaaaaattcttttaaagcTTAAAGGTGCtttggttttttgaaaaatagtttccGGAAAAtaactttccaaacttttctgtgtttgtttgtcattaagaAAGTTAgttaacggaaaacactttccggttaatagaaaacactttcatgtcaaagaaaaatttggcttgatttccatgaaagtgttttctttttactttggacggaaaacacttttcagaagttgtgaaaaatttaaaaatatcatattatctattgattatgtcaaatttggtcctcaaacttttgattgctatatattttgtttgaatcaattcccccccccccaaattcatcccttaaaatttggtttttatattaactttggtccttgtttttatgattgttatttacttttctcttatcatttttaaattgaaattttttatctatcaaatttaatcctcattattttgattgttacttattttatttaaaataatttatgaaattgtaattattattattttaatttcattatctttcaatatttttatctgttaaatttgatctctattattttgattattatttattttatttgagataatttatgaaattagatttttttcaatttcattcttattcaactttttaatttgtaaaatttgttccttattattttaataaacttgaaaaaaaaaaacattaataagctattttccagctcattttccataacataaccaaacactggaaaatgttttccaacttacTTTCCATaatactaccaaacatcaaaaaataatttacttttccgGAATTTACTTTTCAAGAAAACCACTTTTTATAAGGAAACTACTTTCTTGTAAACAAATGAGGcctaacataatatctttttaatgtgagataaatgtttttttaaatattattttaaacttcattatttacaatatatatagtctatatttacatagattgtttcttaattttttcatataaaatattaaaaaattattttaaaaaaaatttccaggTTGACCCGAGTTGACTCATGAAACCTGGGACCCAATTCCTTGATCGGGTCAACCCCTAaactaggtttaataactatactaCATAGAAAACTTAAGTcaacattttgattttaaacttTGGGCATGattgaactagttttttttattaaatttttaaattttttatatattaatatgaaaaataaaattttaaaaataaaaaatattttaatataaaaaataatttgaaacaaataacgGTCATGTTATCAAATTTGCAGCCTATCAAAAATACAAgtattcaagataaaaaaaagaggagctcaaaaataaaaaactgtaaAACTCCAGGGACTAAATAAAATGCAGTTATCTCGGTAGCTAAAGAAGAAGGATGACCAGAGTCCTGATGTCTCTTCTTAGGCAAGTATAGAAAAGAAACTCTCCTCGAGGTTCTTGCTTTCCTTTTCACGCACTTATACTGCCATGGATCGAGCACAGATTTTGCTGGTCGGATTACCCCTATTTCTCTTATGCACTGACCTTATCCACCTCTTCACCACACCACCTCCCAAGCACCCCcaccacccccacccccacccccgccacccccacccccacccccaccacCCCCAGcaccacccccacccccacccccagCACCATCACCACGAACAACCACCAGTGGTCGCCCATGAAATCCTAGAAGCTCCAACGCAGGTGAATTGTCTCATGAACGTTTTTATTCTTTGTAAACTCTCAAAAGAATTgtaatgctaattaattttgtgGGGTTTGTGTTTCTATTTGCAGAAACCAGTTGTTGGAGGGATTGGTCTTGGAAGCACGGTCAAAATTGACTTTTGCTCTTCTTGCTCTTACAGGTATCCTTGATTCTTTCTAatcattatttagtttttttttttagtgttctttGATTATTGATGAAGTAATTTGATCAGCACACAGGATTTTTCCCTGTCACGAGTATTTAAAAAGTGCCttgattttcatggtttttgttAGTGGTTGTTGGTGATTTATGTTCAAATTTGTTGAACTCTACGTCGCCCTTTATCCATGCTCATGTAATTTCATTCGGAAGTaatttgggttttgattttgatgagatTGATTTGGTTTGGGCTGCTATTGAAGCGCGGATTACTAATTTGTGTTGCTCTCTGCAGAGGGAATGCGGTGACGATGAAAAGGATGTTGGAAACGCAGTTTCCAGGGATTGATGTTGTACTTGCAAATTACCCCCCATCCCTTCCGAAGCGGGCGGTAGCCAAATTAGTACCAGTTTTTCAGATAGGAGTTGTGGGGATTGTGTTGGGTGGTGAACAGATTTTTCCGATGCTAGGAGTCAGGACTCCTCCTTGGTATTATTCTTTACGTGCCAATAAATTTGGGACCATTGCATCTACTTGGCTTCTTGGCAATGCATTGCAGTCCTTCCTGCAAAGCTCTGGGGCGTTTGAAGTTTACTGCGATGATGAATTGGTTAGTAGCCTATCGCTTGAGCCCGAGTTTGAACTTTAGCTTGTTTCAATGCATTTCTCTTTTGCCTTTGGATTATCTGAAAGCATCTGTTTGATGATCGGGTAATGTAAGAGGAATTGTATGCACTGGCTACTCTTCCCACTACTCACTAATaggattataatattatatgctcTGCTAATCAATGTTTATAATTGAAACATGGCTGGAaggtctataatatttaatcagATACATTTTTAACCAAGTGGAAGATTCCGTTAGTTTACCAGGGCCACCAATGCCTGTAGGAGTTGGTATTATATTTGCAATTTCTTAATGTGCTGAGCATACGAGAATCTTAATTCAACTGTTCTATTTAGTTGCTCGACAAATTTGAACcttgatttcaattttgttaaGACAAATAGACGGGAATTTACTTTCTTAACCAGATCCTCTGGTGTTGTGAAATGCAGGTTTTCTCCAAACTGAGGGAGGGCAGATTTCCAGGAGAGATCGAACTAAAAGATATTGTTGGCAGAAGGTTGGCTAACTCTGACATTTCTCATATGTTGTCCTAGTTTGCTGCCACCCATGTGGGGTTGAATTCGAAACAAGTGGTTAAGGTGGTTGTGCGCCTAATATTATACTGTCTGGAAAGCAGGGCATGATGCATGTAAATTGGAACCTGTATGGATTTTTCAGGGAATATAAACCAAGCTGATACCTTGAATTGCTATTCAGTCAGATCAGCTAATCCTAGTTGTATTACTTACAAAATGCATGAAACTAAAAGTGAGCAGCCAATGTTTTGCATGTTTTTCTCCAAGCACCAAGAACATAGCACGCTGGAGGGGGTGGTTTCTGTTTGTAACACTAACAAGCtctattctcttcttctcttcttgttttttgacATTCAGGAGCCCAATTTTATAGCTCCAAAAACCCATTGTATGATTCAAATGGCTTGTGGACCGGTAAGCGCCTAAATTTTACGAACTTTTCAAAATTACACTTCTATACCTATGGTTAGGAGTTTCGATGGCAAGCTGATGAGACGAATGGATAGAACTTCCAGCTAGGTTTGGACTTTCGAGATGCAGGAGTTTCTGGCAGGACAAATGGCACGTGTTTGTATTCCCAATACCATGCTTAATTCACGTGCACCATCATCACACCACCTGCAACATGATGTCTTTGGGAGTTCTGGAACTCGCTTGcgtattttattaaatgatggCAAGAACCTTGCGAAGGTCTGCTTTCTATTTGCAGGGAGCAAGAAATAAAAAGCGATAAATTGGAACTAGAACACTGCTATCTGCACATGAATGTAGACCTTTTATTGGAACAAACTTGGATTCTTCAAAGCTGTGAAGTGAATGTACAAGAACACTTCAGTATACCCATGTAAGAAACTTTACAAATCTGATCTGCAGAAAGCAACTAACAGATCAAGGGAGAAGGAAATCTGTTTCTCTTACTAAGAAATATGTGAAATCTGTTTCTCTTACTAAGAAATATGTACCAAGACACAATTTAAGCGGTTCATGACTTTGAGTCGAGGCCTCGCCATGGTCGCCTTGAATTATTCAATCTGTTAATATGCGTTAGATACGCACGCAGAACGCCATTTTAAGTGGCTTGTAGTGACCACTAGTTGCCGTGCTTCCCAGACGCCTGTAAACAAATGGGTCCCCAAATTCCGTCTTTATCACTGTTTCTGTGGTCTCCACCATCTTTACCAGTTTTATTCAATAG
This genomic interval from Populus alba chromosome 1, ASM523922v2, whole genome shotgun sequence contains the following:
- the LOC118032959 gene encoding selT-like protein — encoded protein: MDRAQILLVGLPLFLLCTDLIHLFTTPPPKHPHHPHPHPRHPHPHPHHPQHHPHPHPQHHHHEQPPVVAHEILEAPTQKPVVGGIGLGSTVKIDFCSSCSYRGNAVTMKRMLETQFPGIDVVLANYPPSLPKRAVAKLVPVFQIGVVGIVLGGEQIFPMLGVRTPPWYYSLRANKFGTIASTWLLGNALQSFLQSSGAFEVYCDDELVFSKLREGRFPGEIELKDIVGRRLANSDISHMLS